A window from Temnothorax longispinosus isolate EJ_2023e chromosome 1, Tlon_JGU_v1, whole genome shotgun sequence encodes these proteins:
- the LOC139817355 gene encoding uncharacterized protein has protein sequence MCSHETVAWEITDNSVADRMIDNSLIHKFRPSRKIRRRTKALNTEIRKHCGVKDYRHYTELKTSVLRHLAHDTDTGDSSSLTDVDYDIIYSSPSKRAKYVAKNSVRYSFTSEEECKGYKKTSVKAKSGGRSTERRVQTKKSPQVKYTKKCIDVGWQEVTKKSSSTPPLRTSILDNEGMVLKDNDYCHFMAESSKQSLSPRLRSQNSTSRIMKHINEHMRQNHKDANAMENKLSSKNNTISNKTKSVRGKKVQNNKNQKATMNESNTTFNSHDSHRQPSLSRSTLENSNDFDNKANTLVQSEDNDSNKLTSNGSSMNTKNYDNTCANHKSELLKNVKRNLVLVLEKIDSTNNKKDIETHKSLEDRLNNDQLLPATISFDQHSTPLRNTGPNMPKINDLSPDTSLLDHQKDSGIDEDSQDRIVKIKRSNKIATSRNIEENTEKISISPELRKNDEVIETAKDCKEAEKDAHLKFSNDILIDQISKKEKEPSREEKMKNSFQTIQSDINIDINQEDKEDEHFAKTEHSNNIQNQQLLYPKQDCMKNAHSEPCNYIQTEDHRKIRKSSEEEEISFELNKVDKDTEVSSINCEGEGKGQTDEDKEEKNFPQLNKTDKDAKTHLINQEDKIYMNLENTHDVQKQQILPKVMHTEILHKKYKIINKKDNDVKSDIETIDDININTDITNKCTPMKKNTLIHCPDVINQNTDNWQDAAINAEEIDAPIAMETDNEEMNVSYVSPQTKKRLQQQARLNLVVSSDSSESDNEYVTAKTSRKHIDTSDTSRCSEDDRNDETNHAFKQTDISHNENIYIPKKAIVPTEVAKLGSTNMKEGIKKKAKSLIKCTYENNDLIQSTANKNLLKEKQYCENVHDDDRSKDDSFQLRVSESNVSCNNEKSVTQVEGHKQSPLLNKKNMYTKSNANEEIVRTEFGTRHKSEHEPSVRASTNFCSDTHLNISYEYRPCNLQELVEDQGLLVKTMPANFTLADLSEDEEAFILNVPSKVIQCNLQDQVLTLKKKSIKFGESKYRIVRKEVGTTSCIFATGKKRKPYKIINIKKISTITVREKLPRDSRNTEVSNSYPTVSSVLKPIKMNNRQTDEADSKMMEVLNHKKRKRRESSGSETEYL, from the exons ATGTGTTCCCACGAGACTGTCGCGTGGGAAATCACGGACAACTCCGTCGCTGACAGAATGATCGACAACTCCCTGATACACAAATTCAGGCCGTCGCGGAAGATACGAAGGAGGACGAAGGCGCTCAACACCGAAATAAGGAAACATTGCGGCGTGAAGGATTACAGACACTATACGGAATTGAAGACCAGTGTCCTGCGACATTTGGCACACGACACCGACACCGGCGACAGCAGCAGCCTCACCGACGTCGACTACGATATTATATACAGCTCTCCGTCGAAACGGGCCAAATATGTGGCCAAGAATTCTGTGAGATACAGTTTTACCAGCGAAGAAGAGTGCAAAGGATATAAAAAGACGAGCGTCAAGGCGAAGAGCGGGGGTAGGAGCACAGAAAGAAGAGTACAAACTAAAAAATCACCGCAAGTGAAGTatactaaaaaatgtattgatgTAGGCTGGCAAGAAGTTACAAAGAAAAGCAGTAGCACGCCGCCCTTGCGTACAAGTATCTTGGATAATGAAGGAATGGTTTTGAAGGATAATGATTATTGTCATTTTATGGCTGAATCTAGTAAGCAATCTCTTTCCCCAAGACTCCGTTCCCAAAACAGTACATCTAGAATAATGAAACATATAAATGAACACATGAGACAGAATCATAAAGACGCTAATgcaatggaaaataaattaagttccAAAAATAATACGATATCCAATAAGACAAAATCTGTACGTGGAAAAAAGGTACAGAATAACAAAAACCAAAAAGCGACAATGAATGAATCGAATACTACATTTAATTCACATGATTCACATCGTCAACCGTCTCTGTCTCGATCAACTTTAGAAAATAGCAatgattttgataataaagCAAATACTCTTGTCCAATCAGAAGATAACGATAGCAACAAATTAACAAGTAATGGAAGCTCGATGAACACAAAGAATTATGACAATACGTGTGCGAATCACAAATcagaattgttaaaaaatgttaaaaggaACTTGGTATTggtactagagaaaatcgattctacgaataataagaaagataTTGAAACACATAAAAGTCTAGAAGATAGATTGAATAATGATCAATTACTTCCAGCTACCATAAGTTTTGATCAACACAGTACGCCATTAAGAAACACAGGACCTAATATGCCTAAGATAAATGATTTGTCACCGGATACTTCATTATTGGACCACCAAAAAGATTCAGGAATTGATGAAGATTCACAAGATAGAATTGTCAAGATTAAAAGATCTAATAAGATTGCAACAAGTCGCAATATAGAAGAAAACACGGagaaaatatctatttctCCAGAACTAAGGAAGAATGACGAAGTAATTGAAACAGCAAAAGATTGTAAGGAAGCTGAAAAGGATGCACATTTGAAATTTAGCAACGACATTTTAATAGACCAAATCAGCAAAAAAGAGAAGGAGCCTTCtagagaagaaaaaatgaaaaattctttccaaaCAATTCAAAGTGATATAAACATAGATATAAATCAGGAAGATAAAGAAGATGaacattttgcaaaaacagaacattcaaataatattcaaaaccAACAATTGCTATATCCTAAACAAGATTGTATGAAGAATGCTCATTCCGAACCTTGCAATTATATACAAACCGAAGATCATAGAAAAATAAGGAAGTCCtctgaagaagaagaaatatcctttgaattaaataaagtcGATAAGGATACAGAGGTTTCTTCAATTAATTGCGAAG GCGAAGGTAAAGGACAAACAGACgaagataaagaagaaaaaaatttccctcaattaaataaaactgataAGGACGCAAAGACGCATTTAATAAATCAGGAAGACAAAATTTACATGAACCTAGAAAATACACATGATGTACAAAAGCAGCAAATATTACCTAAAGTTATGCATACTGAAATTctccataaaaaatataagataataaataagaaagataatGATGTCAAGAGTGATATTGAGACAAttgatgatattaatattaatacggACATCACCAATAAATGTACTCCTATGAAAAAGAATACATTAATACATTGTCCAGATGTTATTAATCAAAATACCGATAATTGGCAAGATGCAGCAATAAATGCGGAAGAAATTGATGCACCAATAGCAATGGAAACTGATAATGAAGAGATGAATGTGAGTTATGTATCGCCTCAAACCAAAAAGCGACTTCAGCAGCAAGCGAGATTGAATTTAGTTGTGAGCAGCGATTCCAGTGAGAGCGATAATGAATATGTAACAGCTAAAACCTCGCGAAAGCATATCGACACTTCAGATACAAGTCGTTGCAGTGAAGACGACAGAAATGATGAAACCAATCACGCTTTCAAGCAAACGGACATTTCGCATAACGAGAACATTTACATACCCAAAAAGGCTATAGTTCCTACAGAAGTAGCGAAATTAGGGTCAACAAATATGAAGGAAGGAATAAAGAAGAAAGCAAAATcgttaataaaatgtacatacgaaaataatgatttaattcaATCTACggcaaacaaaaatttactcAAAGAAAAGCAATATTGTGAAAATGTACATGATGATGATCGAAGTAAAGATGACAGTTTTCAGTTAAGAGTTTCTGAAAGTAATGTTTCGTGCAATAATGAAAAATCTGTTACTCAAGTTGAAGGACACAAACAATCtcctttattaaataaaaagaacatGTATACCAAAAGTAATGCAAATGAAGAAATAGTGAGGACCGAGTTTGGGACAAGACATAAATCTGAACATGAGCCAAGTGTACGAGCATCAACCAATTTCTGTTCAGACACACATCTTAATATTTCTTACGAGTATAGACCATGCAAT ttaCAAGAATTAGTTGAAGATCAAGGATTACTTGTGAAAACAATGCCAGCAAATTTTACATTGGCCGATCTTTCTGAGGATGAAGAAGCTTTTATCTTGAACGTTCCAAGcaag GTGATACAATGTAATTTGCAAGATCAAGTACTGACATTAAAAAAGAAGTCAATAAAATTCGGTGAAAGTAAATACAGAATCGTGCGCAAAGAAGTGGGTACTACATCTTGTATTTTTGCAACTGGTAAAAAACGGAAACCTTATAAGATAA taaatattaaaaaaatcagtaCTATTACTGTCCGAGAAAAATTGCCACGAGATTCGAGAAACACAGAAGTATCCAATTCTTATCCTACTGTTTCTTCTGTACTAAAACcaataaaaatgaacaatCGACAAACAGATGAAGCAGATTCAAAAATGATGGAAGTTTTAAATCATAAGAAACGCAAGCGAAGAGAAAGTTCAG GTTCTGAAACTGAATATTTGTGA